One Oceanicoccus sagamiensis genomic region harbors:
- a CDS encoding helix-turn-helix transcriptional regulator, with protein MGKIYKQARTSFTLNNFTASQQGAVTRLVPNAPECHHLFGYESQGAVDPSEFFYDLRRLVAQGDISSAVRFCLPDHEEEFHFLSNGFILQLFRDVRPALMRGSYYSEQWISLRVFMQGKPKESFNESLPFDCAAQCTFLNFGQGLRYTYDMVDLGNHSSVHLVFKPEQLARFVAPAHRHYIQLLATNADAHKLQDHLLVVPLTADIYRLAREILDLTSDNPFYHFHTESRSLELLTQAIRSLYVDNLSSVGSVRLNQRDIQKLEALKARLHSDYAESFTLDDLSRWVGFNRRKLTEGFKALYGVTVNEYLLSQRMTNARLLLREGAAVSEVSEQVGYTGSSSFGKAFKRYFGTTPKESRQLL; from the coding sequence ATGGGGAAAATATATAAGCAAGCTCGCACATCCTTTACCTTAAATAACTTTACAGCCTCACAACAGGGCGCTGTCACGCGACTGGTGCCCAACGCCCCTGAATGCCACCATCTATTTGGCTATGAAAGCCAGGGCGCGGTTGACCCCAGTGAATTTTTTTACGATCTTCGACGTTTAGTCGCGCAGGGCGATATTTCCTCTGCGGTGCGTTTCTGCCTGCCTGACCACGAGGAAGAATTTCATTTTCTCTCAAACGGTTTTATTCTCCAGCTGTTTAGGGATGTCAGGCCGGCATTGATGCGGGGCAGTTATTATTCGGAGCAATGGATTTCACTGCGGGTTTTTATGCAGGGTAAACCCAAGGAGTCTTTTAATGAGTCCTTGCCCTTTGATTGCGCCGCTCAATGTACTTTTCTGAATTTTGGTCAGGGCCTGCGCTACACCTACGATATGGTTGACCTTGGAAATCACTCCAGCGTCCACCTGGTGTTTAAGCCAGAGCAGCTTGCACGGTTTGTGGCGCCGGCACACCGGCACTATATCCAGTTATTAGCCACCAATGCGGACGCCCATAAACTTCAAGACCATCTGCTGGTGGTGCCTTTAACCGCTGATATTTATCGTTTGGCCCGCGAAATTCTCGACCTGACAAGCGATAACCCGTTTTATCACTTCCATACAGAAAGCCGCAGCCTTGAGTTATTAACCCAGGCGATTCGTTCTCTGTATGTCGATAACCTGTCTAGCGTTGGCAGTGTGCGTTTAAATCAGCGGGATATCCAAAAACTGGAAGCGCTAAAGGCGCGTTTGCACAGCGACTATGCCGAATCATTTACATTGGACGACCTTAGCCGGTGGGTAGGTTTTAACCGGCGCAAGCTCACAGAGGGTTTTAAAGCCCTTTACGGTGTGACGGTGAACGAGTACTTGCTTAGCCAGCGAATGACTAACGCCCGTCTGTTATTGCGTGAAGGTGCAGCGGTGAGCGAAGTGTCTGAACAGGTTGGTTACACCGGTTCGAGCAGTTTTGGTAAGGCCTTTAAGCGGTATTTTGGTACCACCCCTAAAGAAAGTCGTCAGTTGTTATAG
- a CDS encoding SGNH/GDSL hydrolase family protein codes for MNKEKFIQGLSCCLLILLLAGNSAATAERPIKLLFIGNSLTYGNSLPSMLEAMANSDGTNKVQVSMVTIGGAALAQHWFAGRALAAIQQGGWDYVILQEYSALGPTIVNGNAVLANPETFYAFATLFHNAIQKTGAQTALMLTWARQQKTGDQAVLNHAYAQLATALDAQLIPVGPVWQQVRQQAPGLALYLDDGLHPAAAGTYVAASVLYAHLLGDSILGQSATVMAPRFDHTGTHKSTTPRPLVTLADHHAALIQTLAVDSVNTLPALLQHALKHPPQHRQAPALPSGDSPKASILGQWSGQLAYFMARPATLTLSFYPQGKQWSVKQKIVFNNGDTLQATYPVAWQDNGHFYWGDSLTGSYFYGVFHNNKLTGHIHSFRSAYRQSGSRFGRWALSSNHSL; via the coding sequence ATGAACAAAGAGAAGTTTATTCAAGGGCTATCTTGCTGCCTGCTGATATTACTCTTAGCGGGCAACAGCGCCGCCACGGCTGAGCGTCCCATCAAACTGCTCTTTATTGGCAATAGCCTGACCTACGGCAATAGCCTGCCAAGTATGCTGGAAGCCATGGCCAACAGCGATGGCACCAACAAAGTGCAGGTCAGTATGGTAACCATCGGCGGGGCAGCCCTGGCGCAACACTGGTTTGCGGGCAGGGCACTGGCGGCAATACAACAGGGCGGCTGGGACTACGTAATTTTACAGGAGTACAGTGCACTGGGCCCCACCATCGTCAATGGCAACGCCGTACTCGCCAACCCTGAAACCTTTTATGCCTTTGCCACCTTATTCCACAACGCCATTCAAAAAACCGGAGCGCAAACGGCGCTAATGCTCACCTGGGCCAGGCAGCAAAAAACCGGTGACCAAGCAGTACTTAACCATGCCTATGCACAACTGGCCACAGCGCTGGATGCCCAATTAATTCCGGTAGGGCCGGTCTGGCAGCAGGTTCGCCAACAAGCCCCCGGCCTGGCCTTATACCTTGATGATGGTTTACACCCGGCCGCCGCCGGCACTTATGTGGCGGCCAGCGTTCTATATGCGCACCTGCTGGGTGATAGTATCTTGGGGCAATCAGCAACAGTAATGGCCCCGCGCTTTGATCATACTGGCACCCACAAAAGCACTACCCCAAGGCCACTGGTCACCCTGGCCGACCATCACGCGGCACTGATTCAAACCCTGGCGGTCGATAGCGTTAACACACTGCCCGCATTACTACAGCACGCCTTAAAGCATCCACCACAACACCGGCAAGCCCCGGCCTTACCCTCTGGCGATAGCCCAAAGGCCAGTATCCTCGGGCAGTGGTCAGGGCAGCTAGCTTACTTTATGGCTCGGCCCGCCACGCTAACACTTAGCTTTTACCCACAGGGCAAACAGTGGTCCGTAAAACAGAAAATCGTTTTTAACAATGGCGACACCCTACAAGCCACTTACCCTGTAGCCTGGCAAGACAACGGCCATTTTTATTGGGGCGATAGCCTGACAGGCAGTTATTTTTATGGGGTTTTCCACAACAATAAACTAACCGGCCATATACACAGCTTTAGGTCAGCTTATCGCCAATCCGGTTCCCGGTTTGGGCGGTGGGCGTTGAGTAGCAACCACTCTTTATAA
- a CDS encoding APC family permease produces MTKPADKTLKRSLNQLETLAMAFGAMVGWGWVALAGGWVGAAGIGGSVSAFIVGGVMMIVIGLTYAELASAMPLVGGEHVYSHRALGAGWAFVCTWSIALAYISVSAFEAVALPTVLAQLIPAINAHKLWSVAGYDVYLNWVLVGIAASVAVTWVNIMGIKTAAKMQLLVTLILLLAGALLLTGASLNPQTNPMPALFKNDLSGFLWVLSVVPFLFVGFDVIPQMAEEINLPQRKIGLLIIVAVLMAIAWYSLICLAVGLALPASQLATVELAPAAAASSVWGTPLAGQGILLAGIAGIFTSWNAFLVGGSRAIYVMAKAGQLPAALGWLHPKYNTPANAILLIGALCCLAPFFGRTMLVWLVDAGSFSVVIAYGLVALSFLVLRAREPDMPRPYRVYGGRLIVTLCHRSGLPVPARWQRCISLAL; encoded by the coding sequence ATGACTAAGCCCGCCGATAAAACCCTAAAACGCAGCCTCAACCAACTGGAAACACTGGCCATGGCCTTTGGTGCCATGGTGGGCTGGGGCTGGGTAGCACTGGCCGGTGGCTGGGTGGGGGCGGCCGGAATCGGCGGCTCAGTGTCGGCCTTTATCGTCGGCGGTGTAATGATGATAGTGATCGGCCTGACCTACGCCGAACTGGCCTCAGCCATGCCACTGGTAGGCGGTGAACATGTCTATAGCCACCGCGCACTGGGGGCCGGTTGGGCCTTTGTCTGCACCTGGTCCATTGCCCTGGCCTATATCAGCGTCTCGGCCTTTGAAGCCGTGGCCCTGCCAACCGTACTGGCGCAGCTAATTCCCGCTATCAACGCACACAAACTCTGGTCCGTCGCAGGCTACGATGTTTACCTTAACTGGGTACTGGTAGGCATAGCCGCCTCAGTGGCGGTGACCTGGGTCAATATAATGGGCATCAAAACCGCGGCAAAAATGCAGCTACTAGTCACGCTGATCTTACTACTGGCCGGTGCTTTACTGCTGACCGGAGCGTCGCTTAACCCCCAGACAAACCCCATGCCAGCGCTATTTAAAAACGACCTAAGCGGCTTTCTCTGGGTACTGAGCGTAGTGCCCTTTCTATTTGTGGGCTTTGATGTAATACCGCAAATGGCGGAAGAAATTAACCTGCCCCAGCGCAAAATCGGGCTGCTGATAATCGTCGCGGTACTGATGGCCATTGCCTGGTATAGCCTGATTTGTCTGGCGGTGGGGCTAGCCCTGCCCGCCAGCCAGTTGGCCACCGTTGAACTGGCCCCCGCCGCAGCGGCCAGCAGCGTATGGGGCACACCTCTGGCAGGGCAAGGGATTTTGCTGGCGGGTATCGCGGGTATCTTTACCAGCTGGAATGCCTTTTTAGTCGGGGGCTCACGGGCAATCTATGTGATGGCCAAAGCCGGGCAACTGCCCGCCGCGCTGGGCTGGCTACACCCCAAATACAACACCCCGGCCAATGCCATTTTACTGATCGGGGCGCTATGTTGCCTGGCCCCGTTTTTTGGCCGAACCATGCTGGTGTGGCTGGTGGATGCCGGCAGCTTTAGCGTGGTGATTGCCTACGGTCTGGTGGCCTTATCCTTCTTGGTATTACGCGCCCGCGAGCCCGATATGCCAAGGCCGTACCGAGTCTATGGCGGCCGGCTAATCGTTACTCTCTGCCATCGGTCTGGCTTGCCTGTACCTGCCCGGTGGCAGCGCTGCATTAGTCTGGCCCTATGA
- a CDS encoding CocE/NonD family hydrolase — translation MNKYLNSILAASTLIVAPLLPAQPQDSGAILSAKASLTTLGSTIEVEGYHSDNPPKALYPTVRLEQSVRIPMRDGVRLATDFYFPQGEKKKRPIILIRFAYNKNHYRKTHSIAYFFAAQGYVVAVQDIRGKFESEGRYRISADDRDDGYDTLNWLASQPWASGKIGTFGCSYSGENQMQLAATRHPNHTTAIAESAGGAYLGTYRPFMYREGGVPELANSLGWFWGAGNQYPLQLPAALTDSQFQQFAGFYTTAPTLPALDINKAVWTLPVIDSLRANGNPLPNEYDNYIAQPPAAPYWDSLNYVTDQDRFNIPALHINSWYDGSANETLKLFNLFRRQSDTATARDNQFVIISPTTHCGSAAAGPDYQVAGLQLGDPSKDYLALYLRWFNYWLKGEDNAVLTMPRVSYYLMGANQWAEATSWPLAKTHYQPYFLTSQGAANRGDNHGQLIDSPAEQTGQDNYRYDPADPVPSSGGFYALEPCPSGDCDKPPSQTRQDVLVYHSAPLNHQLDIVGEISAELYIASSAKDTDFTVRLLDQHPDGRAYLIQEGILRARYWQGFDRPQSLQAERIYQLSLSLHATAYRFHRGHTIRVEVSSSNFPRYSRNLNTGGRNYDEVQGVVANNTLYHGQPYPSHITLPVIKPQVNQDD, via the coding sequence ATGAATAAATACTTAAACAGCATACTGGCAGCAAGTACTTTAATAGTCGCCCCTTTGCTACCAGCCCAACCACAGGACAGCGGAGCTATCTTATCGGCCAAGGCGTCACTAACCACGCTGGGCTCCACAATAGAGGTAGAGGGCTACCACAGCGATAACCCCCCAAAAGCCCTTTACCCCACCGTACGGCTGGAACAATCCGTGCGCATTCCCATGCGCGACGGTGTGCGGCTGGCAACCGATTTTTATTTTCCGCAGGGCGAGAAAAAAAAGCGGCCGATAATTTTAATTCGCTTTGCCTATAACAAAAACCATTACCGCAAAACACACTCCATCGCCTATTTTTTTGCCGCACAAGGTTATGTTGTGGCAGTGCAGGATATCCGTGGCAAATTTGAATCAGAAGGGCGCTACCGGATCTCCGCCGATGACCGCGATGACGGCTACGACACCCTAAACTGGTTAGCCAGCCAGCCCTGGGCCAGCGGAAAAATAGGCACCTTTGGCTGCTCCTATAGCGGTGAAAACCAAATGCAACTGGCGGCCACCCGCCACCCCAACCACACCACCGCCATAGCCGAATCCGCCGGTGGCGCCTATCTGGGCACCTACCGTCCCTTTATGTACCGGGAGGGTGGGGTGCCGGAATTAGCCAATAGTCTGGGCTGGTTTTGGGGTGCGGGTAATCAATACCCACTGCAACTCCCCGCCGCATTGACCGATTCACAGTTTCAACAGTTCGCCGGTTTTTATACCACCGCCCCAACACTGCCAGCGTTGGATATCAACAAAGCCGTATGGACCTTGCCGGTTATTGATAGCTTAAGAGCCAACGGCAACCCCTTGCCCAATGAATACGATAACTATATCGCACAGCCACCCGCTGCCCCCTATTGGGACAGCCTAAACTACGTCACCGACCAGGACCGTTTTAATATACCCGCTCTACATATTAATTCCTGGTACGACGGCTCCGCCAACGAAACCCTAAAATTATTTAACCTGTTCCGTCGTCAAAGCGACACCGCCACGGCCCGGGATAATCAGTTTGTGATTATTTCACCCACCACCCACTGCGGCTCAGCGGCGGCCGGCCCGGATTACCAAGTGGCAGGGCTACAACTGGGTGACCCGTCCAAAGATTATCTGGCGCTTTATCTGCGCTGGTTTAACTACTGGTTAAAAGGCGAAGATAACGCCGTACTGACAATGCCCCGGGTTAGCTACTACTTAATGGGCGCCAACCAATGGGCAGAAGCCACCAGCTGGCCCTTGGCAAAAACCCATTACCAGCCGTATTTTTTGACCAGCCAGGGCGCTGCCAACCGCGGCGATAACCATGGCCAACTGATCGACTCCCCGGCAGAACAAACCGGGCAGGATAACTACCGTTACGACCCCGCCGACCCGGTGCCTTCCAGTGGCGGCTTTTATGCACTGGAACCTTGCCCCAGCGGCGACTGCGATAAACCGCCAAGCCAAACACGGCAGGATGTGCTGGTCTATCACTCGGCACCCCTAAACCATCAGCTGGATATCGTCGGTGAAATCAGTGCCGAACTCTATATCGCCTCATCCGCCAAAGACACCGACTTTACCGTCAGGCTTTTGGACCAACACCCCGATGGCCGTGCCTATCTGATACAAGAAGGCATCTTGCGCGCCCGTTACTGGCAGGGCTTTGATCGGCCGCAAAGCCTGCAAGCAGAGCGCATCTACCAACTATCACTCAGCCTGCATGCCACCGCCTACCGTTTTCACCGCGGCCATACAATCCGGGTTGAAGTTTCCAGCAGTAATTTCCCGCGCTATAGCCGCAACCTCAATACCGGTGGCCGTAACTACGACGAAGTGCAGGGGGTAGTGGCCAACAATACGCTATACCACGGGCAGCCATACCCCTCCCATATCACCCTCCCGGTGATCAAACCCCAGGTGAACCAAGATGACTAA
- a CDS encoding M55 family metallopeptidase → MSAQKRLYISADIEGTAGVVSGEQLTPKGFEYQQAREWMTAEVVAACNAAFEWGIDEVVVSDSHNNGQNLLLDKMPNNVQVVRSWPRPLCMMEGIDIGDYLGALLIGYHSGGSSVDGVLAHTLHGGAIAEVRLNNQVASETVISAATAAHFNVPVIMASGDDSYSRHVQTVLPDAETVITKWAHSATSARMLLPRQVEQHIAEATVKALTRRDTIKPTPVKYPVTVDIRCLRRTGAELCSYLPMIERVDSHTIRFVGKDMVEVSKVLQFLTASGALTP, encoded by the coding sequence ATGTCAGCCCAAAAACGTTTATATATTTCCGCCGATATAGAAGGCACCGCTGGCGTTGTCAGCGGTGAACAACTAACTCCCAAAGGTTTTGAGTACCAACAAGCCCGCGAATGGATGACCGCCGAAGTCGTGGCCGCCTGCAATGCAGCGTTTGAATGGGGGATTGACGAAGTGGTTGTCAGTGATTCCCACAACAATGGCCAGAACCTGCTGCTGGACAAAATGCCCAACAACGTACAAGTAGTGCGCTCATGGCCCAGACCCTTATGTATGATGGAAGGCATCGATATTGGTGACTATCTGGGTGCCCTGCTAATTGGCTACCACAGCGGTGGCAGCAGTGTAGACGGTGTACTGGCCCATACCCTGCACGGCGGTGCCATTGCCGAAGTGCGCCTGAATAACCAGGTCGCCTCAGAAACCGTTATCAGCGCCGCCACCGCCGCACACTTTAATGTGCCGGTGATTATGGCCTCCGGCGACGACAGCTATAGCCGCCATGTACAAACCGTTTTGCCCGACGCAGAAACCGTCATCACCAAATGGGCCCACTCCGCCACCAGTGCCCGCATGCTATTACCCCGTCAGGTCGAACAACATATTGCCGAGGCCACCGTTAAAGCACTTACCCGGCGGGATACCATCAAACCCACCCCGGTTAAATACCCCGTTACCGTAGATATTCGCTGCCTGCGCCGCACTGGTGCTGAACTGTGCAGCTATTTACCGATGATAGAACGGGTGGACTCCCACACCATCCGTTTTGTCGGTAAAGATATGGTGGAGGTTTCCAAGGTGTTGCAGTTTTTAACAGCCAGTGGCGCGTTAACACCTTGA
- a CDS encoding serine hydrolase domain-containing protein, translating into MYDCITSNLQGFAEAFIEKHNIPAISIATWQDGQLQTAAAGCLNLSTGVSATTDSIFQIGSITKVMTACLVMQLVDEGRVELDAPVKQYLHDFMIADAQATESITVRQLLNHTSGMAGDYFPNDYGHEGNLIARYVDRCSLLPLVHPVGEMFSYSNAAFCVAGRLIEVVRGISWYQAMSDYLFKPLGMQHAIAHPSDVLRYRCAMGHIFDGSNTDRWVLPKKTYLTLGQAPVGSTPAMTPENLIRFARGHLEGGLNEQGERWLSADSVQQMQQSQIELPKASMIHDSHWGLGWGMGHYTNGDIWSVGHSGATNGFLSQLLMLPADNKALAFCINGCRPSAYQALNTELNRAVFNLDLTQPEPDSTSTLDKLELITGQYESMDTHITVVREQEQLKATIVYKVDPLPPLQADLRHVKDGCFAVYSAAGHRCPNMVFLKPGEQGVPQYLFNGARQNPRVANS; encoded by the coding sequence ATGTACGATTGTATCACCAGTAATTTACAAGGCTTCGCCGAAGCCTTTATAGAAAAACATAATATCCCCGCCATCTCCATTGCCACCTGGCAAGATGGCCAACTGCAAACCGCCGCCGCCGGCTGTTTAAATTTATCCACCGGCGTTAGCGCCACCACCGATAGTATTTTTCAGATTGGTTCTATCACCAAAGTGATGACCGCTTGTCTGGTGATGCAATTAGTGGATGAGGGCAGGGTAGAGTTGGATGCACCGGTCAAACAGTATCTGCACGATTTTATGATTGCCGATGCCCAGGCCACAGAAAGCATTACCGTCCGCCAATTGTTAAACCATACCAGTGGTATGGCCGGGGATTATTTTCCCAACGACTATGGCCATGAGGGTAATTTAATTGCCCGCTATGTTGACCGTTGTAGCCTGCTGCCTTTAGTGCATCCAGTCGGTGAAATGTTTTCCTATTCCAATGCGGCCTTTTGTGTTGCGGGCCGACTGATTGAAGTGGTGCGCGGCATTAGCTGGTATCAGGCTATGTCGGATTATTTGTTTAAACCCTTGGGTATGCAGCATGCCATAGCACACCCCTCCGATGTACTGCGCTACCGCTGTGCCATGGGGCATATCTTTGATGGCAGCAATACCGACCGTTGGGTATTACCTAAAAAAACCTATTTAACACTGGGTCAGGCACCCGTCGGCTCAACCCCTGCCATGACACCGGAAAACCTGATCCGCTTTGCTCGTGGGCATTTGGAAGGCGGGCTTAATGAACAGGGCGAACGATGGTTATCGGCTGACTCCGTTCAGCAAATGCAACAGTCACAGATAGAATTACCTAAAGCCTCAATGATTCACGATAGCCATTGGGGCCTGGGTTGGGGGATGGGTCATTATACCAACGGGGATATATGGTCGGTGGGTCACTCCGGTGCCACCAATGGGTTTCTATCGCAGCTATTAATGCTACCCGCAGACAATAAAGCCTTGGCTTTTTGTATTAATGGCTGCCGCCCATCGGCTTATCAGGCATTGAATACCGAATTAAACCGAGCCGTTTTTAATCTGGACCTTACCCAACCTGAACCCGACAGCACCTCCACTCTGGATAAACTGGAGTTGATTACCGGCCAGTATGAATCCATGGATACCCATATCACTGTTGTGCGTGAACAGGAACAATTAAAAGCCACGATAGTTTATAAAGTCGATCCGCTGCCACCATTACAGGCCGACCTGCGCCATGTCAAAGACGGCTGCTTTGCCGTTTATTCCGCCGCAGGGCATCGCTGCCCCAATATGGTTTTTCTAAAACCAGGCGAACAGGGCGTGCCGCAGTATCTATTTAATGGCGCCCGGCAAAACCCCAGAGTGGCCAATAGCTAA
- a CDS encoding aldehyde dehydrogenase family protein, producing MTTIDWHQRAKDTIFSIRNMINGDLVEPQGDTLISKFAAYNGSLLYEFGEGTAAEVDRAVAAARAAFEDGRWRNKTVDERVSLLNKWTDLVEANREEFALLESLDVGKPISAALVDDISRCLWPLRTAASGLSNLLLPSGVSGNDTAYQFRKPIGVVGAIVGWNYPLALAASKAGPALAMGNTLVLKPSEFTSLSASRLAELALEAGIPPGVFNVVHGAGATVGAALSAHNDVDMLTFTGSSATGKAIMVAAGQSNMKRVHLECGGKSANIIFEDCLPDLDLVAQSVVDMAFPNQGALCITGSRLLVQDSIKAPLMEKVIALSQAITPTDPLNPDCTFGAIMNEAHMHKVLGYIDSGHQEGARLLCGGHRVNQSSGGFYIEPTIFDQVAPAHCIAREEIFGPVLSVFSFEQEEEAVAIANNSRFALAAHVSTRDLGRAHRMGQQLDAGVVLISGSTQPISGFVDLGSEPQKESGMGFEGGRKGLEAYSVASAVHMFC from the coding sequence ATGACCACTATTGACTGGCACCAGCGTGCCAAAGACACCATATTTTCTATTCGTAACATGATTAACGGCGATCTGGTTGAGCCGCAGGGCGATACACTGATTAGCAAATTCGCCGCCTATAACGGCTCACTGCTCTATGAATTTGGCGAAGGAACTGCTGCTGAAGTTGACCGCGCCGTGGCGGCGGCACGGGCTGCTTTTGAAGATGGCCGCTGGCGGAATAAAACCGTGGATGAACGGGTATCCCTATTAAATAAATGGACCGATTTAGTTGAAGCTAACCGAGAAGAATTTGCGTTACTCGAATCACTGGATGTAGGTAAGCCCATAAGTGCTGCACTGGTTGATGATATTAGTCGCTGCCTATGGCCGTTGCGAACGGCGGCGTCAGGGTTAAGCAATTTACTGCTTCCCAGTGGTGTTAGCGGCAACGATACCGCCTACCAGTTTCGTAAACCGATTGGTGTAGTAGGGGCTATTGTTGGTTGGAACTATCCCCTGGCATTGGCCGCCAGTAAAGCTGGCCCAGCGCTAGCCATGGGTAATACTCTGGTGCTTAAACCTTCAGAGTTCACCTCACTCTCCGCCAGCCGTCTGGCCGAACTGGCACTGGAAGCTGGTATACCACCGGGCGTATTTAACGTAGTCCACGGTGCCGGTGCCACCGTCGGTGCCGCCCTATCAGCCCATAACGATGTGGATATGCTGACCTTTACCGGCAGCAGCGCCACCGGCAAAGCCATTATGGTAGCGGCGGGGCAGTCCAATATGAAACGGGTGCATCTGGAATGTGGTGGCAAGTCTGCCAATATAATTTTTGAAGACTGCCTGCCGGATTTGGACTTGGTTGCCCAGTCAGTAGTGGATATGGCCTTCCCCAATCAGGGCGCTTTATGCATTACCGGCTCCCGCTTACTGGTGCAAGACAGTATCAAAGCGCCACTTATGGAAAAAGTGATTGCCCTGAGTCAGGCCATTACCCCCACCGACCCACTTAACCCCGACTGCACCTTTGGCGCCATTATGAACGAAGCCCATATGCATAAAGTACTGGGCTATATCGATAGTGGCCATCAAGAGGGTGCCCGTTTATTGTGCGGTGGCCATCGCGTTAATCAAAGCTCCGGTGGCTTTTATATTGAGCCCACTATTTTTGATCAGGTGGCCCCGGCGCATTGTATTGCCCGTGAAGAAATATTTGGGCCGGTGCTATCGGTGTTTAGTTTTGAGCAAGAAGAAGAAGCCGTGGCCATCGCCAATAATAGCCGCTTTGCTTTGGCCGCCCATGTTAGTACCCGTGACCTTGGCCGCGCGCATCGTATGGGCCAGCAACTGGATGCGGGCGTGGTATTAATTTCGGGCAGCACCCAGCCCATATCAGGCTTTGTTGACCTTGGCTCAGAGCCGCAAAAAGAATCTGGTATGGGGTTTGAAGGTGGGCGCAAAGGCTTGGAAGCTTATAGCGTTGCCTCTGCTGTGCATATGTTTTGTTAA